A genomic region of Pseudomonas migulae contains the following coding sequences:
- a CDS encoding AsmA family protein, producing the protein MKAFGKILGLVLLGLLLIIVALGFALTHLFDPNDYKDEIRQIARDKAHIELTLNGDIGWSLFPWLGLELHEASVATLAKPTEPFADLQMLGLSVRVLPLLRREVQMSDVRVEGLNLRLNRDKDGHGNWEDIGKVPTAASPTAPAVTPGEPAPETTVQVEKPAQPIRLDIDSLTVNNARVEYSDEKTGKQFSAESIQLSTGPVHDSTNIPVKLTAFLGTNQPVLRVRTELNGELRFERALQRYKFEDLKLTGEVAGDPLQGKTVTFAAQGQLLLDKAANVAEWTGIKISANQLRALGELKVNDLDKTPQINGGISIAQFDLAKFVDSIGQTLPAMAEGSLSKVELVSRVAGTPTSVVFDNINLKVDDSTFTGRIAVEDFAKQSLRAVLKADTFNVDRYLPPKSAEANSAAQVRKAEVASTEADAMAGAGSTPLPDKPTKDAWSSERLLPVERLSKLDVDADLTFGQLTLEKLPIQNAALKANGKEGLLTLENLRGDLYDGTFESKGTLDVRQQPPALNLQTRISKVPVEKILESQGKNPPVKGLATLDSNLTGNGNSQKALIETLNGNASFVINNGVLLNANLEQQLCKGIATLNRKTLSGEPRGKDTPFQELKGNLTFRNGVANNPDLKVRIPGMTVKGDGDVDLRVLGMDYRVGIIVEGDTSAMPDPACQVGDKFVGIEWPLRCRGPLELGAKACRLDNERMGQVATKLAGDKISEKIDEKLGDKVNPELKNALKGLFKR; encoded by the coding sequence ATGAAAGCGTTCGGCAAAATCCTGGGTCTGGTACTTCTCGGGCTGTTGCTGATCATTGTGGCGCTGGGCTTTGCCCTGACCCACCTCTTCGATCCCAACGATTACAAAGACGAGATCCGCCAGATTGCCCGCGACAAGGCCCACATCGAGCTGACGCTCAATGGCGACATCGGCTGGAGCCTGTTCCCGTGGCTGGGCCTGGAATTGCACGAAGCCAGTGTCGCGACCCTGGCCAAGCCCACCGAACCGTTCGCCGACCTGCAGATGCTCGGCCTGTCGGTGCGCGTGCTGCCGTTGCTGCGCCGTGAAGTGCAGATGAGCGATGTCCGCGTAGAAGGCCTGAACCTGCGCCTGAACCGCGACAAGGACGGTCACGGCAACTGGGAAGACATCGGCAAGGTCCCGACGGCTGCGAGCCCGACGGCACCGGCGGTCACTCCTGGCGAGCCCGCTCCGGAAACCACCGTTCAGGTGGAAAAACCGGCGCAGCCGATTCGCCTGGACATCGACAGCCTGACCGTCAATAACGCCCGCGTTGAATACAGCGACGAGAAAACCGGCAAGCAATTCAGCGCTGAAAGCATCCAGCTGAGCACCGGTCCGGTCCACGATTCCACCAACATCCCGGTCAAACTCACCGCGTTTCTCGGCACCAACCAGCCGGTTCTGCGGGTGCGCACCGAGCTCAATGGCGAGCTGCGTTTTGAACGCGCCTTGCAACGCTACAAGTTCGAAGACCTGAAACTGACCGGTGAAGTCGCCGGCGATCCGCTCCAAGGCAAGACCGTGACCTTCGCCGCCCAAGGGCAATTGCTGCTGGATAAAGCAGCGAACGTCGCCGAATGGACCGGCATCAAGATCTCCGCCAACCAACTGCGCGCACTGGGAGAGCTGAAGGTCAACGACCTCGACAAGACGCCGCAAATCAACGGCGGCATTTCGATCGCCCAGTTCGACCTGGCGAAGTTCGTCGACAGCATCGGCCAGACGCTCCCGGCCATGGCCGAGGGCAGCCTGAGCAAAGTCGAACTGGTCAGCCGCGTGGCCGGCACGCCGACCAGCGTGGTGTTCGACAACATCAACCTGAAAGTCGACGACAGCACCTTCACCGGCCGCATCGCCGTCGAGGACTTCGCCAAGCAATCGTTACGAGCAGTCCTCAAGGCTGACACCTTCAACGTCGACCGCTACCTGCCACCAAAATCCGCCGAAGCCAACAGCGCGGCACAAGTGCGTAAAGCCGAAGTGGCCAGCACCGAAGCCGACGCCATGGCCGGTGCAGGCAGCACGCCGCTGCCGGACAAGCCCACCAAAGACGCGTGGAGCAGCGAGCGCCTGTTACCGGTGGAGCGCCTGAGCAAACTCGATGTGGACGCTGACCTGACATTTGGCCAGTTGACCCTCGAGAAACTGCCGATCCAGAACGCGGCGCTCAAGGCCAATGGCAAGGAAGGCCTGCTGACCCTCGAGAACCTGCGCGGCGACCTGTACGACGGCACCTTCGAATCCAAGGGCACCCTCGACGTGCGCCAACAGCCTCCGGCGCTGAATCTGCAGACTCGCATCAGCAAAGTGCCTGTGGAAAAAATCCTCGAAAGCCAGGGCAAGAATCCACCGGTCAAAGGCCTGGCCACGCTCGACAGCAACCTGACAGGCAATGGCAACAGCCAGAAAGCGCTGATCGAAACCCTCAACGGCAATGCCAGCTTCGTCATCAACAACGGCGTGCTGCTCAATGCCAACCTCGAACAACAACTGTGCAAAGGCATCGCCACGCTCAACCGCAAAACCCTGAGCGGCGAGCCGCGCGGCAAAGACACACCGTTCCAGGAGCTCAAGGGCAACCTGACTTTCCGCAACGGTGTGGCCAACAACCCGGACCTGAAAGTTCGTATTCCGGGCATGACAGTGAAGGGTGACGGCGACGTCGACCTGCGGGTGCTGGGCATGGATTACCGCGTCGGCATCATCGTCGAAGGCGATACGAGTGCCATGCCGGATCCGGCCTGCCAGGTCGGCGACAAGTTCGTCGGCATCGAGTGGCCGCTGCGCTGCCGCGGCCCGCTGGAACTCGGCGCTAAGGCTTGCCGCCTCGACAATGAACGCATGGGTCAGGTCGCCACCAAACTGGCCGGCGACAAGATCAGCGAAAAGATCGACGAGAAGCTGGGCGACAAGGTCAACCCTGAGCTGAAAAACGCGCTGAAGGGGCTGTTCAAGCGATGA
- the mutY gene encoding A/G-specific adenine glycosylase yields MRAEQFSSAVLDWYDRHGRHDLPWQQGITPYRVWVSEIMLQQTQVSTVLNYFDRFMASLPTVEALAAAPEDEVLHLWTGLGYYTRARNLQKTAKIVVAEYGGEFPRDVEKLVELPGIGLSTAGAIASLSMGLRAPILDGNVKRVLARFTAQEGYPGEPKVAKQLWANAERFTPHDRVNAYTQAMMDLGATLCTRSKPSCLLCPLEKGCEAHMLGLETRYPIPKPRKTVPQKRTLMPMLANGDGAILLYRRPSTGLWGGLWSLPELDDLDDLRHLASQHSLELGSQQALPSLVHTFSHFQLSIEPWLVQVQEAGHHVAEADWLWYNLATPPRLGLAAPVKTLLERAAAVLNAGESS; encoded by the coding sequence ATGAGAGCCGAGCAGTTTTCATCGGCGGTGCTGGATTGGTACGACCGCCACGGCCGCCACGATTTGCCCTGGCAACAAGGCATCACACCGTATCGGGTGTGGGTCTCGGAAATCATGTTGCAGCAGACCCAGGTCAGCACCGTGCTGAATTACTTCGACCGCTTCATGGCCTCGCTGCCGACGGTCGAAGCGCTGGCCGCTGCGCCGGAAGATGAAGTGCTGCACCTGTGGACCGGCCTCGGTTACTACACCCGCGCGCGCAATTTGCAGAAGACCGCGAAGATCGTCGTCGCCGAGTACGGCGGCGAATTTCCGCGCGATGTTGAAAAGCTGGTTGAGTTGCCGGGCATAGGCCTGTCCACGGCGGGCGCCATCGCCAGCCTGAGCATGGGCCTGCGGGCGCCGATCCTCGATGGCAACGTCAAACGCGTCCTGGCGCGGTTTACGGCGCAGGAGGGTTATCCCGGCGAACCGAAGGTCGCCAAACAGCTGTGGGCGAACGCTGAGCGCTTTACGCCGCATGATCGGGTCAACGCCTACACCCAGGCGATGATGGATCTGGGCGCCACGCTTTGCACCCGCAGCAAACCGAGCTGCCTGCTCTGCCCGCTGGAAAAGGGTTGCGAGGCGCACATGCTTGGCCTGGAAACCCGCTACCCGATCCCCAAGCCGCGCAAAACCGTGCCACAGAAGCGCACGCTGATGCCGATGCTCGCCAACGGCGACGGCGCGATTCTGCTTTACCGGCGCCCTTCCACGGGCTTGTGGGGCGGCCTCTGGAGCCTGCCGGAACTCGACGACCTCGACGACCTTCGCCATCTGGCCTCGCAGCACTCACTGGAACTGGGCAGCCAACAGGCGCTGCCGAGCCTGGTGCACACGTTCAGCCATTTTCAGTTATCCATCGAACCCTGGCTGGTTCAGGTCCAGGAGGCCGGCCATCACGTGGCCGAGGCCGACTGGCTCTGGTATAACCTCGCCACCCCGCCGCGCCTGGGCCTTGCCGCCCCGGTCAAAACCTTGCTCGAACGCGCGGCCGCCGTATTGAACGCAGGAGAGTCGTCATGA